One window from the genome of Solea solea chromosome 2, fSolSol10.1, whole genome shotgun sequence encodes:
- the arhgap15 gene encoding rho GTPase-activating protein 15 encodes MAGAKVTKLQNQLNQHQQLSSVQLRTKSSQNCGERLSQSKSMVLQDSDLPEKPISRHRRNQSQYSVIVGGATAFETQEDFRGEQLNVTKISERGKKQRKNWTLMWSVLKSDQLLFYKDRQQITALKPDGRTDVVQLWGAVIEWITEKSSRKNVFQITTNTGSEYLIQVDNFSTANKWYDAIKRAIDSSTKADFHLRRSNSTENLHRHCSLPGYGSASTNTKPCNLGHRRSINMFSSSKLKHSSSDITDKNGVKNRLRKFISRRPSIKTLQEKGLIKDRVFGCKLSTLCEREGTIVPQFIRMCLDAVDKRGLEVDGIYRVSGNLATIQKLRFIIDQEEQLDLDQHQWDDVHVITGALKMFFRELPEPLFPFTFFQPFVDVIKIKDSKQKVQALKKLIHELPRVNQETMKLLFTHLNRVLEFSKKNLMSTQGMAIVFGPTLMWPELDGGNMAVNMVFQNQVVELVLRESPEIFNPDRK; translated from the exons ATGGCGGGTGCAAA AGTCACAAAACTGCAGAATCAGCTGAATCAGCATCAACAGCTGAGCTCAGTACAGCTGAGAACCAAGAGTTCACAGAACTGTGGAGAACGTCTGAGTCAGTCCAAGTCCATGGTCCTTCAGGACTCTGACCTTCCTGAAAAACCG ATCTCTCGCCATCGCAGGAATCAGTCTCAGTACAGTGTAATTGTGGGAGGAGCTACAGCATTTGAAACACAG gagGACTTTAGAGGTGAACAGCTGAATGTGACAAAGATCTCAGAGAGGGgtaagaaacagagaaagaacTGGACTTTGATGTGGTCAGTGTTGAAATCAGACCAACTGCTGTTTTACAAAGACAGACAACAAATCACAGCTCTG AAACCAGATGGGAGGACTGATGTGGTTCAGCTGTGGGGAGCTGTTATTGAGTGGATTACAGAAAAGTCAAGCAGGAAAAATGTGTTCCAG atcacaacaaacacaggaagtgagtatCTGATTCAGGTTGACAATTTCTCGACTGCCAACAAATGGTATGATGCCATTAAAAGGGCCATCGACTCCTCA ACTAAAGCAGATTTTCATCTGCGGAGATCAAACAGTACAGAGAACCTGCACAGACACTGCTCTCTGCCTGGATATGGCTCCGCCTCCACAAATACCAAACCATGCAACCTGGGTCACAGACGTTCTATCA ACATGTTCAGCAGCTCAAAGCTGAAACACAGTTCATCAGACATTACCGACAAGAACGGGGTGAAGAACAGACTGAGGAAGTTCATAAGTCGACGTCCGTCCATAAAGACGCTGCAGGAGAAAGGCCTCATCAAAG ATCGAGTGTTTGGCTGCAAACTGTCAACTCTCTGTGAACGAGAAGGAACCATTGTGCCGCAATTCATCCGAATGTGTTTGGACGCAGTTGATAAACGAG GTTTGGAAGTCGACGGTATTTACAGAGTCAGTGGAAATTTGGCCACTATTCAGAAACTTCGCTTTATCATCGATCAAG aggagcagctggacCTTGACCAGCATCAGTGGGACGATGTCCATGTCATCACAGGAGCTCTGAAGATGTTTTTCCGTGAACTTCCAGAACCACTGTTTCCCTTTACCTTCTTTCAGCCGTTTGTGGATGTGATCA AGATCAAAGACTCCAAACAAAAAGTTCAGGCTTTGAAGAAACTGATCCATGAGCTGCCAAGAGTCAACCAGGAAACTATGAAGCTGCTCTTCACACACCtgaacag AGTTTTAGAATTCTCCAAGAAGAACCTGATGTCCACTCAGGGCATGGCAATCGTGTTTGGACCCACACTGATGTGGCCGGAGCTGGACGGAGGAAACATGGCAGTCAACATGGTCTTTCAGAACCAGGTCGTGGAGTTGGTCCTCAGGGAGAGTCCAGAAATCTTCAATCCAGACAGaaagtga